A genomic segment from Deinococcus cellulosilyticus NBRC 106333 = KACC 11606 encodes:
- a CDS encoding GGDEF domain-containing protein, producing the protein MAAPRTPAPSSPRDIAQQMLLVLQDVTSARTVELHHPQWGELTVGEPSKHALPTLTLHTPDGLGQIVLQGEHLKHIEKDVHRAQSYVETILNLSRLMASESGIQDLLKQALEVLQESIQMDLVFVLKMNREGYGVDEVLSLGTASIPEDVPQQLFLGGSIAWEALRTQHPKHHPALPAASGPVEVMVFPLHLREGEGRILVVGRQQGTPWLPEERTLLESMALGIRMVHQQGEYVRHLRDVALIDALTGLANRRAFESDLEDALQDAQHRGLSLGVMVLDLDGLKKVNDQQGHERGDALLRTFGEALKQHLRQSDPAYRLGGDEFAVILKNLQPGQLSILETRLASIRSTVRQKGFAEADASAGVAFLGRDGETPGELCRVADERMYAQKAVHKNHQQASLLGSVSPRAAWQTLRSTLELLSHDQEAGPKFWRTLLQAAIQTIPSVEAGSMDVCHEGYYVVAAQVGYEDEILGIQLSEDSQLKWYGKGRDNYLKGVPRLLYGLEIARHSSATIEHDKYEVFDDAGSLAQVKSTILLPIVVDGHPIAHMNLDNHTVEQAFSQEAIEIAMDFAAQVAALLLAQQRREIIAEREHHMKLLQDFTREVLHLQSEAERLESLRALAMQLLNTHQVTLDENPQGKFSLRLPHGYLNAVPEKGDALSRSGREHLGIAALLLGAD; encoded by the coding sequence TGCTGCAGGATGTGACTTCTGCCCGCACGGTGGAACTTCACCATCCGCAGTGGGGAGAACTGACGGTGGGAGAGCCCTCGAAGCATGCCCTCCCCACCCTGACCCTGCACACCCCCGATGGTCTGGGCCAGATCGTGCTGCAAGGCGAGCACCTGAAGCACATCGAGAAAGACGTGCACAGGGCGCAGAGTTATGTGGAGACCATCCTCAACCTCTCCCGTCTGATGGCCAGTGAGAGCGGCATTCAGGACCTGCTGAAACAGGCCCTGGAGGTTCTGCAGGAATCAATCCAGATGGATCTGGTCTTTGTCCTGAAGATGAACCGTGAGGGGTATGGTGTGGATGAAGTGCTGTCTCTGGGCACAGCCAGCATCCCTGAAGACGTCCCCCAGCAGTTGTTCCTGGGGGGAAGCATTGCCTGGGAAGCCCTGCGCACCCAGCACCCGAAACACCATCCGGCCCTGCCTGCAGCTTCTGGACCTGTGGAGGTGATGGTGTTCCCGCTGCACCTGCGGGAAGGTGAAGGCCGCATCCTCGTGGTGGGCAGGCAGCAGGGCACCCCCTGGCTCCCCGAGGAAAGGACCCTGCTGGAATCCATGGCCCTGGGCATTCGCATGGTGCACCAGCAAGGAGAATACGTGCGGCACCTCAGGGACGTGGCCCTGATCGATGCCCTGACCGGTCTGGCCAACCGTCGCGCCTTTGAGAGTGACCTCGAAGATGCCCTGCAGGATGCCCAGCACAGGGGCCTTTCGCTGGGGGTGATGGTGCTGGACCTGGACGGACTCAAGAAAGTCAACGACCAGCAAGGCCATGAGAGAGGGGATGCCCTGCTGCGCACCTTCGGGGAGGCCCTCAAGCAGCACCTCAGGCAATCGGACCCCGCCTACCGTCTGGGCGGAGATGAATTTGCAGTGATCCTCAAGAACCTGCAGCCCGGTCAGCTGTCCATTCTGGAAACCCGACTGGCCTCCATCAGGAGCACCGTGCGTCAGAAGGGGTTCGCCGAAGCAGACGCCAGTGCAGGGGTTGCTTTCCTGGGCCGGGATGGAGAGACCCCTGGTGAACTCTGCCGGGTGGCCGATGAGCGCATGTACGCCCAGAAAGCCGTGCACAAAAACCACCAGCAGGCCAGCCTGCTTGGATCGGTCAGCCCCAGGGCCGCGTGGCAGACCCTGCGTTCCACGCTGGAACTGCTCTCCCACGACCAGGAGGCCGGTCCAAAATTCTGGCGCACCCTGCTGCAGGCCGCCATTCAAACCATCCCCAGCGTTGAAGCAGGGTCCATGGACGTCTGTCATGAAGGTTATTACGTGGTTGCGGCACAGGTCGGTTACGAGGACGAAATCCTGGGCATCCAGCTCAGCGAGGACAGCCAGTTGAAATGGTACGGCAAGGGCAGAGACAACTACCTGAAAGGCGTGCCCCGCCTGCTGTACGGTCTGGAGATTGCCCGTCATTCCAGTGCCACCATCGAACACGACAAGTACGAGGTGTTTGATGACGCGGGATCGCTGGCGCAGGTCAAGAGCACCATTTTGCTTCCCATCGTGGTGGACGGACACCCCATTGCCCACATGAACCTCGACAACCACACCGTGGAACAGGCCTTCAGCCAGGAGGCCATCGAGATAGCCATGGACTTTGCTGCGCAGGTTGCTGCCCTTCTGCTGGCCCAGCAACGCCGGGAGATCATCGCTGAACGGGAGCACCACATGAAACTCCTTCAGGACTTCACCCGCGAGGTGCTGCACCTGCAGTCGGAAGCGGAACGCCTGGAGTCTTTGCGTGCCCTGGCCATGCAGCTTCTCAACACCCATCAGGTGACGCTCGATGAAAACCCGCAGGGCAAGTTCAGCCTGCGCCTGCCACACGGTTACCTGAATGCTGTTCCTGAAAAAGGAGATGCCCTCTCCAGATCCGGGAGAGAGCACCTCGGGATTGCTGCCCTGCTGCTCGGCGCAGATTAA
- a CDS encoding M42 family metallopeptidase, whose translation MINHHYVAEQLLTLLRTPSPTGMTAAGMEVLSRMLHDLGVSPECTPKGALYWTLKGSEEGKTVAFSAHIDTLGAMVKEIKDNGRLKLTALGGYDWATVEGEYCTIHLNDGQTLTGTVVNTKQSTHVWGSELRDLKRTEETIEVRIDARTSSAEETLALGIQVGDFVSWDPRAELTDAGYLKSRHLDNKAAVAIFLGVTKAVLEQQLPLKHTVHFFISNYEEVGHGASVGIPHDTEELIAVDMAAIGKGQASSEHHCTLCVKDSSGPYDHALGNRLREAARRAGIELKIDIYPYYGSDASAAWRAGGNYPAALIGPGVDASHAYERTHLDALQDTGKLILGYVLEE comes from the coding sequence ATGATCAACCACCACTATGTTGCAGAACAGCTGCTGACCCTGCTGCGCACCCCCTCTCCCACCGGCATGACGGCTGCAGGCATGGAGGTGCTGTCCCGCATGCTGCATGACCTCGGAGTGAGTCCGGAATGCACCCCCAAAGGGGCACTGTACTGGACCCTCAAGGGCAGTGAAGAAGGCAAAACCGTGGCTTTCAGTGCCCACATCGACACCCTCGGGGCCATGGTCAAAGAGATCAAGGACAATGGCCGCCTGAAGCTCACCGCTCTGGGCGGGTACGACTGGGCCACTGTGGAAGGGGAATACTGCACCATCCACCTGAACGATGGTCAGACCCTCACGGGCACCGTGGTGAACACCAAACAGAGCACCCACGTGTGGGGTTCAGAACTGCGGGACCTGAAGCGCACCGAGGAGACCATCGAGGTGCGCATTGATGCCCGCACCAGCAGCGCAGAAGAAACCCTTGCCCTGGGCATTCAGGTTGGAGATTTTGTTTCCTGGGACCCCCGTGCTGAACTGACGGATGCGGGGTACCTGAAAAGCCGCCACCTGGACAACAAGGCCGCTGTGGCGATCTTTCTGGGGGTCACCAAGGCGGTTCTGGAGCAGCAACTGCCCCTGAAGCACACCGTTCACTTCTTCATCAGCAACTATGAGGAGGTCGGGCACGGGGCTTCGGTGGGCATCCCCCACGACACCGAGGAACTGATTGCTGTGGACATGGCCGCCATTGGGAAGGGACAGGCCTCCAGTGAGCACCACTGCACCCTTTGCGTCAAGGATTCCTCCGGGCCTTATGACCATGCGCTTGGCAACCGCCTGCGGGAAGCGGCCAGACGGGCTGGAATCGAACTGAAAATCGACATCTACCCTTATTACGGCTCGGATGCCAGCGCAGCATGGCGTGCCGGAGGCAATTATCCCGCAGCCCTGATCGGTCCTGGAGTGGATGCCAGCCACGCTTACGAGCGCACCCATCTGGACGCCCTGCAAGACACAGGCAAGCTGATTCTGGGTTACGTTCTGGAAGAGTAA
- a CDS encoding LEA type 2 family protein — protein MIKVLKNPLLLTFFAALTSGCAVVKTTVQPPEFQVQSFQMTRYTIPNLLNPFEGEATFRMDVRVTNPNAFGLQIRRIQGDLLLDGQNFGQAVIPNLSLQPNGSDVVTTEFTLPVGLNLASKIADIAQGRRVDYLVKTNVQVDAGLLGTVTFSNMVVAQGNVN, from the coding sequence ATGATCAAGGTTCTGAAAAATCCACTGCTGCTGACCTTTTTTGCTGCCCTCACCTCGGGTTGTGCCGTGGTGAAAACCACCGTCCAGCCACCAGAGTTTCAGGTGCAAAGCTTTCAGATGACCCGATACACCATCCCCAACCTTCTGAATCCTTTTGAAGGAGAGGCCACTTTCCGCATGGATGTACGGGTGACCAACCCCAATGCTTTCGGCCTGCAGATTCGCCGCATTCAGGGGGACCTGTTGCTTGATGGACAGAACTTCGGGCAGGCGGTGATTCCCAATTTGAGCCTTCAGCCCAACGGCAGCGATGTGGTCACCACCGAATTCACCCTTCCGGTGGGCCTCAACCTTGCCAGCAAGATCGCAGACATTGCCCAGGGACGCCGGGTGGATTACCTGGTGAAAACCAACGTGCAGGTGGATGCAGGTCTGCTGGGCACCGTGACCTTCTCGAACATGGTGGTGGCGCAGGGAAACGTGAATTGA